In Leucobacter sp. CX169, a single genomic region encodes these proteins:
- a CDS encoding sodium-dependent transporter: MATNTTTAAVPTREQWTGQVGFILSALGSAVGLGNIWRFPGVAYENGGGAFLIPYLIALITAGIPILFLDYAIGHRFRGSAPLALRRLAGKLGESIGWFQVFICVFIAIYYTAVLAWASSYFVFSFDLRWGSDATNFFVADYLQTSASPFTLDFVPSVLIPLVIMWAVALFVVGAGVVRGVQRANVIFIPLLVVGFLILVIRALFLPGAMDGLNALFTPDFAALADPSVWIAAYSQIFFSLSIAFGIMLTYSSYRKRRSNLTGPGLVVAFGNSSFEILAGIGVFATLGFFAFQQGIPVGDLDTMQGVGLAFMTFPAIASEMPGGQLFGALFFGSLVLAGLTSLISILEVIISGIRDKFGLSRAQAAYGIGSILAVASVILFSTTSGLTALDTIDHWANNIGIVGSAVVMTITVLWIRRAGPELGGHISALSTFRVGRTWLLLVSVLAPIVLGYMLISKIVDLITNGYGGYDPGYLLIAGWGSVLVMIVGSIVLTSTRWRFDPDRFAAWPPVRATGVVDGSGRRAAKAAHADTTEGTDR, translated from the coding sequence ATGGCAACCAACACGACCACCGCGGCGGTCCCGACACGTGAGCAATGGACGGGCCAAGTCGGCTTCATCCTCTCGGCGCTCGGTTCGGCCGTCGGGCTCGGCAACATCTGGCGCTTTCCTGGCGTCGCGTATGAGAACGGCGGCGGCGCCTTCCTCATCCCGTACCTGATCGCGCTGATCACGGCCGGTATTCCCATCCTCTTCCTCGACTACGCCATCGGGCATCGCTTCCGCGGCTCGGCGCCGCTCGCGCTGCGCCGCCTCGCCGGCAAGCTGGGCGAGAGCATCGGCTGGTTCCAGGTGTTCATCTGCGTCTTCATCGCGATTTACTACACCGCGGTGCTGGCCTGGGCGTCGAGCTACTTCGTGTTCTCGTTCGACCTGCGCTGGGGCTCGGACGCCACGAACTTCTTCGTGGCCGACTACCTGCAGACCTCGGCATCGCCGTTCACGCTCGACTTCGTGCCGAGCGTGCTGATCCCGCTCGTCATCATGTGGGCCGTCGCGCTCTTCGTGGTCGGCGCCGGCGTGGTTCGTGGCGTGCAGCGGGCAAACGTGATCTTCATCCCGCTGCTCGTCGTGGGCTTCTTGATTCTCGTGATTCGGGCGCTCTTCCTCCCCGGCGCGATGGACGGGCTGAATGCGCTGTTCACGCCGGACTTTGCGGCGCTCGCCGATCCGTCGGTGTGGATCGCCGCGTACAGCCAGATCTTCTTCTCGCTGTCGATCGCCTTCGGCATCATGCTGACCTACTCGTCATATCGCAAGCGCCGCTCGAACCTCACGGGCCCCGGCCTCGTGGTCGCCTTCGGCAACTCCTCGTTCGAGATTCTCGCGGGAATCGGCGTATTTGCTACCCTCGGCTTCTTCGCCTTCCAGCAGGGCATTCCGGTGGGGGACCTCGACACGATGCAGGGCGTCGGCCTCGCCTTCATGACCTTCCCTGCGATCGCCTCCGAAATGCCCGGCGGCCAACTCTTCGGCGCCCTGTTCTTTGGATCGCTGGTACTTGCTGGGCTCACCTCGCTCATCTCGATTCTCGAGGTGATCATTTCGGGCATTCGCGACAAGTTCGGGTTGAGTCGGGCGCAGGCCGCCTACGGCATCGGCAGCATCCTCGCCGTCGCCTCCGTGATCCTGTTCAGCACGACCTCTGGGCTGACCGCGCTCGACACGATCGACCACTGGGCGAACAACATCGGCATTGTCGGTTCCGCGGTCGTCATGACGATCACGGTGCTCTGGATCCGGCGGGCCGGGCCCGAGCTCGGCGGCCACATCAGCGCGCTATCGACCTTCCGTGTCGGTCGCACCTGGCTGCTGCTGGTGTCGGTGCTCGCGCCGATCGTGCTCGGGTACATGCTCATCAGCAAGATTGTTGATCTGATCACGAACGGATACGGCGGCTATGACCCCGGCTACCTCTTGATCGCCGGCTGGGGCTCAGTGCTCGTCATGATTGTCGGCTCGATCGTGCTGACGTCGACGCGGTGGCGGTTCGATCCTGATCGATTCGCGGCCTGGCCCCCCGTGCGCGCGACTGGCGTGGTGGACGGTTCAGGCCGACGGGCCGCGAAGGCAGCCCACGCTGACACGACGGAAGGAACGGACCGATGA
- a CDS encoding PLP-dependent aminotransferase family protein, whose protein sequence is MPPIQLDRAAELPLPTQLVAALRGAIDAGQMRPGEPLPATRAVASRLGVSRGTVVTAYEQLIAEGYLASGQGRGTVVNPGLGRVRGEPSDARLAAAEATGAPRAPRTGVGTSLAAPRPGAAKPNGPLAPGAPLTDTIERPAWRAAWREAAAHAHETPPMLGSPELRGEIAEHLRRMRGTHRAAGDIIVTAGARDGLGLLLTALGTTRGRGLVVGVEDPGYPSLRGVAARHGARVVALETDADGLVTAALPQGVLDLVIVTPSHQHPVGAALPLQRRRELIAWARTCGAIVVEDDYDSELRYAGAPVPALAALDDPQDGVVVTLGSFSVTVTPALAAGYLLAPAPLRAHLEPVRAELGNPVSSIVQSALARVLASGEIRRHTARMRRRYAARRSLVLGALGDVATAKVRPMHGGLHAVIELEARGGGRNVSSGRSGAEARLVAACERAGLGAVGLHDYWQRRGVATGHPGVVIGMGGPDEAVFRRALDQLAGLIAADDGAPT, encoded by the coding sequence ATGCCGCCGATTCAGCTGGACCGCGCCGCCGAGTTGCCGCTGCCGACCCAGCTCGTCGCCGCGCTGCGGGGAGCGATCGACGCGGGCCAGATGCGGCCCGGAGAACCCCTGCCCGCGACCCGCGCCGTCGCCAGCAGGCTCGGCGTCTCGCGCGGAACGGTCGTGACGGCGTACGAGCAACTCATCGCCGAGGGGTATCTCGCCTCGGGGCAGGGCCGCGGAACCGTCGTGAACCCCGGGCTTGGCCGGGTGCGGGGGGAGCCGAGCGACGCGCGTCTCGCGGCAGCGGAAGCGACCGGCGCTCCACGAGCGCCGCGCACGGGCGTGGGGACTTCGCTCGCCGCACCGCGGCCGGGAGCGGCCAAACCGAACGGGCCCCTTGCCCCGGGCGCACCTCTCACGGACACGATCGAGCGTCCGGCCTGGCGGGCCGCGTGGCGGGAGGCCGCCGCGCACGCGCACGAGACGCCTCCGATGCTCGGAAGCCCGGAGCTTCGCGGCGAGATTGCAGAGCACCTGCGCCGCATGCGTGGCACGCACCGCGCGGCGGGAGACATCATCGTGACCGCCGGCGCCCGCGACGGACTCGGGCTTCTGTTGACCGCGCTGGGCACCACGCGGGGGCGAGGCCTGGTGGTGGGCGTTGAAGACCCGGGGTATCCGTCGCTTCGCGGAGTCGCCGCGCGGCACGGTGCCCGCGTCGTCGCGCTGGAGACCGACGCCGACGGGCTCGTGACGGCGGCGTTGCCCCAGGGCGTCCTCGACCTCGTCATCGTGACGCCGAGCCATCAGCACCCGGTGGGCGCCGCGCTGCCGTTGCAGCGGCGACGCGAGCTCATCGCCTGGGCCCGGACGTGCGGGGCGATCGTGGTGGAGGACGACTACGACTCCGAGCTGCGCTACGCCGGTGCCCCCGTCCCAGCGCTCGCCGCCCTCGACGACCCTCAGGACGGCGTCGTCGTGACGCTTGGTTCCTTCTCGGTGACAGTGACGCCGGCGCTCGCCGCCGGCTACCTGCTGGCGCCCGCCCCGCTTCGCGCGCACCTCGAGCCGGTGCGCGCCGAGCTGGGTAATCCCGTGTCGTCCATCGTGCAGTCGGCGCTGGCGCGGGTGCTCGCGAGCGGCGAGATTCGCCGGCACACTGCCCGCATGCGCCGCCGGTACGCGGCTCGGCGGAGCCTCGTCCTCGGGGCGCTCGGCGACGTGGCGACCGCGAAGGTGCGGCCGATGCACGGCGGGCTGCACGCGGTCATCGAGCTCGAGGCTCGCGGCGGTGGCCGAAATGTTTCTTCGGGTCGGTCCGGCGCTGAGGCGAGGCTCGTCGCCGCGTGCGAACGCGCGGGGCTCGGGGCGGTCGGGCTCCACGACTACTGGCAGCGTCGGGGAGTCGCGACCGGTCACCCGGGGGTGGTGATTGGCATGGGCGGCCCGGACGAGGCGGTATTCCGGCGAGCGCTTGACCAGCTTGCCGGCCTGATTGCGGCCGACGACGGCGCGCCCACCTAG
- the pdxS gene encoding pyridoxal 5'-phosphate synthase lyase subunit PdxS — MNAHTTQTLPALDQIAPLADRLRGGVIMDVVTAEQARIAEDAGAVAVMALERVPADIRAQGGVARMSNPDLIDQIRAAVSIPVMAKARIGHFVEAQVLEALGIDFIDESEVLSPADYFHHIDKRPFSVPFVCGATNLGEALRRIAEGAAMIRSKGEAGTGDVSEATKHLRTIKAEIAQLSARPQDELFVAAKELQAPLDLVVSVAGAGKLPVPLFTAGGVATPVDAAMMLQLGADGVFVGSGIFKSGDPVRRAAAIVAAAANFSDPQALAAASRGLGDAMVGINVSDLPAPHRLAERGW, encoded by the coding sequence ATGAACGCACACACAACCCAGACCCTGCCCGCTCTCGACCAGATCGCCCCGCTCGCCGACCGCCTCCGCGGAGGCGTCATCATGGACGTGGTCACCGCCGAGCAAGCCCGCATCGCCGAGGACGCCGGGGCCGTCGCCGTCATGGCGCTCGAGCGCGTGCCGGCCGACATCCGCGCACAGGGCGGTGTCGCGCGCATGAGCAACCCGGACCTCATCGACCAGATCCGCGCCGCCGTCTCGATCCCGGTCATGGCGAAGGCCCGCATCGGCCACTTCGTGGAGGCGCAGGTCCTCGAGGCGCTCGGAATCGACTTCATCGACGAGTCCGAGGTGCTCTCCCCCGCCGACTACTTCCACCACATCGACAAGCGGCCGTTCTCCGTCCCGTTCGTCTGTGGCGCGACCAACCTGGGCGAGGCGCTGCGCCGCATCGCCGAGGGGGCGGCGATGATCCGTTCGAAGGGCGAAGCGGGCACCGGTGACGTCTCCGAGGCGACCAAGCACCTGCGCACGATCAAGGCCGAGATCGCTCAGCTGAGTGCCCGGCCCCAGGACGAGCTCTTCGTCGCAGCGAAGGAGCTGCAGGCCCCGCTCGACCTCGTCGTGTCGGTGGCGGGGGCCGGCAAGCTGCCCGTTCCGCTCTTTACGGCGGGCGGGGTCGCGACCCCGGTCGACGCCGCGATGATGCTGCAACTCGGCGCCGACGGCGTCTTTGTTGGCTCGGGCATCTTCAAGTCCGGCGACCCGGTGCGCCGCGCAGCCGCCATCGTCGCGGCTGCCGCGAACTTCTCCGACCCGCAGGCGCTGGCGGCTGCCTCGCGCGGCCTCGGCGACGCGATGGTTGGCATCAACGTCTCGGATCTCCCCGCCCCGCACCGCCTCGCCGAGCGCGGCTGGTAG
- a CDS encoding site-specific DNA-methyltransferase: MNARWNPAGANLVFEGDNLPVLRSLPSGTFRAITLDPPFNTGRKRRAEEVRGTRVSPAPADAVAEAGSGRQDPAEGRLGFAGRRYEVVRQFTLAFDDRFEEYWGFLEPRLEEVWRLLADNGTLYLHLDYREVHYAKVLLDGLFGRECFLNEIIWAYDYGARTKSRWPAKHDNILVYVKNPDRYVFNAEAVDREPYMAPGLVTPEKAALGKLPTDTWWHTIVSPTGKERTGYPTQKPVGIVRRMLQASTNPGDWVLDCFAGSGTAGAAALELGRRFVMIDENPEAIEVMRTRFAGQDALFVPRPATAS; encoded by the coding sequence ATGAATGCGCGCTGGAACCCTGCAGGAGCCAACCTCGTATTCGAGGGCGACAACCTCCCCGTGCTGCGCTCGCTCCCGTCCGGCACGTTCCGGGCGATCACGCTCGACCCGCCGTTTAATACCGGTCGCAAGCGCCGCGCGGAAGAGGTGCGGGGCACCCGGGTGTCGCCCGCTCCCGCCGATGCGGTCGCCGAGGCAGGGTCGGGCAGGCAGGATCCTGCCGAGGGGCGGCTCGGCTTCGCCGGTCGCCGCTACGAGGTGGTGCGGCAATTCACGCTCGCGTTCGACGACCGCTTCGAGGAGTACTGGGGATTTCTCGAACCCCGGCTCGAGGAAGTCTGGCGGCTGCTCGCCGACAACGGCACGCTCTACCTGCACCTCGACTACCGCGAGGTGCACTACGCCAAGGTGCTGCTTGACGGGCTGTTCGGCCGGGAGTGCTTCTTGAACGAGATCATTTGGGCCTACGACTACGGCGCGCGCACCAAGTCGCGCTGGCCCGCAAAGCACGACAACATCCTCGTCTACGTGAAGAACCCGGATCGCTACGTGTTCAATGCGGAGGCGGTGGACCGGGAGCCGTATATGGCGCCCGGCCTCGTCACACCGGAGAAGGCGGCGCTCGGCAAGCTGCCAACCGACACCTGGTGGCACACGATCGTCTCGCCGACGGGGAAAGAACGCACGGGCTACCCGACCCAGAAGCCGGTCGGGATCGTGCGGCGCATGCTCCAGGCGTCGACCAACCCGGGGGATTGGGTGCTCGACTGTTTTGCCGGCAGCGGCACGGCGGGCGCCGCCGCGCTGGAACTGGGGCGGCGCTTCGTCATGATTGACGAGAACCCCGAAGCGATCGAGGTGATGCGCACGCGGTTCGCGGGCCAGGACGCATTGTTCGTGCCCCGGCCCGCGACGGCCAGCTAG
- a CDS encoding VOC family protein, producing the protein MISLGMVTIDTPNPLTLANWWAAQLGGEVQPSDTEYFYTVAAPGVPGLLGFQLVEDPTPGKNRLHLDFNYPAGSERLPVIAAFVAAGATHLERHDYDGFGWDRFEDPDGNQFCVGDPH; encoded by the coding sequence ATGATTTCACTCGGCATGGTCACGATCGACACCCCCAACCCGCTGACACTCGCGAACTGGTGGGCCGCGCAGCTCGGCGGCGAGGTGCAGCCGTCAGATACCGAGTACTTCTATACCGTGGCCGCGCCGGGCGTGCCCGGCCTCCTGGGCTTCCAGCTCGTGGAGGACCCCACCCCCGGCAAGAACCGCCTGCACCTCGACTTCAACTACCCGGCGGGGAGCGAACGCCTGCCCGTGATCGCCGCGTTCGTCGCCGCGGGCGCGACGCACCTCGAGCGGCACGACTACGACGGTTTTGGGTGGGACCGCTTCGAAGACCCGGACGGCAACCAGTTCTGCGTCGGCGACCCGCATTAG
- a CDS encoding metal-dependent transcriptional regulator — MSVDELSPSMQNYVKVIWGLQEWTDAPISPTKVSEAVGVRLSTVSDALRKLADQELVDHERYGSVTLTDQGREYAVAMIRRHRLIETFLVQVLGYEWDEVHEEADRLEHAVSDELITRIDRTLGFPTRDPHGDPIPTADGRVHRPDAIVLAEADAPCRVRIERISDADNEMLQYFASRGLVVDAELEVLAPEPYSDTVTVRVAGREEAVRLGQAAARSVWASVAAPS, encoded by the coding sequence GTGAGCGTAGACGAGTTGTCCCCGAGCATGCAGAACTACGTCAAGGTGATCTGGGGGTTGCAGGAGTGGACTGACGCCCCGATCTCGCCGACCAAGGTGTCCGAGGCCGTGGGGGTGCGCCTGTCGACCGTTTCGGACGCGCTGCGCAAGCTCGCCGACCAGGAGCTCGTCGACCACGAGCGCTACGGCAGCGTCACGCTGACCGATCAGGGGCGCGAGTATGCGGTCGCGATGATCCGGCGACACCGCCTCATCGAGACGTTCCTCGTCCAGGTGCTCGGGTATGAGTGGGACGAGGTGCACGAGGAGGCGGACCGCCTCGAGCACGCCGTCTCGGACGAGCTGATCACTCGGATCGACCGCACGCTCGGCTTCCCGACCCGCGACCCGCACGGCGATCCGATTCCGACGGCCGACGGGCGCGTACACCGCCCCGACGCCATCGTGCTCGCCGAGGCAGATGCGCCCTGTCGGGTGCGCATCGAGCGCATCTCGGACGCGGACAATGAGATGCTGCAGTACTTCGCGAGCCGCGGGCTTGTGGTGGACGCCGAGCTCGAGGTGCTCGCGCCTGAGCCCTACTCAGACACCGTTACGGTGCGCGTCGCGGGGCGGGAGGAGGCGGTGCGCCTCGGCCAGGCCGCAGCGCGCTCGGTCTGGGCGTCTGTGGCGGCGCCCTCCTAA
- a CDS encoding OsmC family protein, whose protein sequence is MKDTHEYQVEVEWLGNRGTGTSGYRDYSREHALRAAGKAEIAGSADPTFRGDPERWNPEELLLGALAQCHMMSYLHMAVRAGIVVVAYTDRAEGTMRTRGLGGAFTEAVLRPVVTVAEASMVEAARFAHTEAREHCFIANSVNFPVRHEPEIRVAKPLA, encoded by the coding sequence ATGAAGGATACCCACGAGTATCAGGTCGAGGTGGAATGGCTCGGAAACCGGGGCACCGGGACGAGCGGATATCGCGACTACAGCCGCGAGCACGCGCTCAGAGCCGCGGGGAAGGCCGAGATCGCCGGATCCGCCGACCCCACGTTTCGGGGCGATCCCGAGCGGTGGAACCCTGAGGAGCTGCTGCTTGGCGCGCTCGCGCAGTGCCACATGATGTCGTATCTGCATATGGCGGTCCGCGCCGGCATCGTCGTGGTGGCGTATACGGATCGCGCGGAGGGCACCATGCGCACCCGGGGTCTCGGCGGCGCCTTTACCGAGGCCGTGCTGCGCCCCGTCGTGACCGTTGCCGAAGCCTCGATGGTCGAGGCCGCACGGTTCGCGCACACCGAGGCGCGCGAGCACTGCTTTATCGCGAACTCCGTGAACTTTCCGGTGCGGCACGAGCCCGAGATTCGGGTCGCGAAACCGCTGGCTTAG
- a CDS encoding aminotransferase class III-fold pyridoxal phosphate-dependent enzyme, which translates to MSDRTPTAPTPEPIAQERRVVTEIPGPQSRALHARRLEVVPPGVHSALPVYIDRAHDSILVDVDGNQFIDCGGGIGVTTVGHTDDTVVAAATAALQRMTHTLFTVTPYESYVRVAELLAARFPGVGPARTLLVNSGAEAVENGVKIARKFAGRPGVAVLEHAYHGRTMLTATMNHKASPYALGFGPRAGDVYRAPNSYPLRDGLSGAEAAARTISFLEKTAGAEDLACLVVEPIQGEGGFLVPAEGYLPALAAWCRANGIVFIADEVQSGIARTGTFYAIEHFGVEPDLVLSAKGIAGGLPLAAVTGRADIMDRAMPGGLGGTFGGNPVSCAAAIAVFERIERADLLAEARRIEGTLGAGLRALQAKYPEVIAEVRGRGAMLAIELVRPGGLEVNPELATHIIDFAAQHGVLLLNCGIFGNVVRLLPSLKLSDALAADVVAVIDQALAAA; encoded by the coding sequence ATGAGCGATCGCACCCCCACGGCCCCGACTCCCGAACCCATCGCACAGGAGCGCCGCGTCGTCACCGAGATCCCTGGCCCTCAGTCACGGGCGCTCCACGCGCGCCGCCTCGAGGTGGTGCCGCCGGGCGTGCACAGCGCGCTTCCGGTCTACATTGACCGAGCGCACGACTCTATCCTCGTCGACGTCGACGGGAATCAGTTCATCGACTGCGGCGGCGGCATCGGCGTCACCACGGTCGGCCACACCGACGACACGGTCGTGGCGGCCGCCACCGCGGCCCTGCAGCGGATGACGCACACGCTCTTCACGGTCACCCCGTACGAGTCGTACGTGCGCGTCGCCGAGCTGCTCGCCGCCCGCTTCCCCGGGGTTGGCCCCGCACGCACCCTCCTCGTGAACTCGGGCGCCGAGGCCGTCGAGAACGGCGTCAAGATCGCCCGCAAGTTCGCCGGCCGTCCCGGCGTCGCCGTGCTCGAGCACGCGTACCACGGACGCACCATGCTCACCGCAACCATGAACCACAAGGCGTCGCCCTACGCGCTCGGTTTTGGCCCCCGCGCCGGCGACGTCTACCGCGCGCCGAACTCGTACCCGCTGCGGGACGGTCTGAGCGGTGCCGAGGCGGCCGCGCGCACCATCAGCTTCCTTGAGAAGACCGCCGGCGCCGAAGACCTCGCCTGCCTCGTCGTCGAGCCGATCCAGGGCGAGGGCGGCTTCCTCGTCCCCGCCGAGGGCTATCTGCCCGCGCTGGCCGCCTGGTGCCGCGCGAACGGCATCGTCTTCATCGCCGACGAGGTGCAGTCCGGGATCGCGCGCACCGGCACCTTCTACGCCATCGAGCACTTCGGGGTCGAACCGGACCTCGTGCTGTCGGCCAAGGGCATCGCGGGCGGGCTCCCGCTCGCCGCCGTGACCGGCCGCGCAGACATCATGGATCGCGCGATGCCGGGCGGCCTCGGCGGCACCTTCGGCGGCAACCCCGTCTCGTGCGCCGCGGCGATCGCGGTGTTCGAGCGTATAGAACGGGCCGACCTGCTGGCCGAGGCACGGCGCATCGAGGGGACGCTCGGCGCGGGCCTGCGCGCGCTCCAGGCGAAGTACCCCGAGGTGATCGCCGAGGTGCGCGGCCGCGGGGCGATGCTCGCCATCGAGCTCGTGCGCCCGGGCGGCCTCGAGGTGAACCCCGAGCTCGCCACGCACATCATCGATTTCGCGGCCCAACACGGGGTGTTACTGCTGAACTGCGGCATCTTCGGGAACGTCGTGCGGCTGCTGCCCTCGTTGAAGCTCAGCGACGCGCTGGCCGCCGATGTGGTCGCCGTCATCGACCAGGCCCTCGCGGCCGCGTAG
- a CDS encoding asparaginase yields MSTQTGRAGARLPGTTTISDAEQLAVVIRNGFIESRHAGSAVVLGADGEVKRSLGDPSATIYTRSALKPLQSLAMHAAGLVLADDEERAISLASHSGTPGHVTIVQRMLDAGSLAEDQLLCPADWPMGSDARDALLREGGERRRILMCCSGKHAAMLRTCQVNGWSVDGYVAPEHPLQVAIRETVQRFTGEKPSPVGVDGCGAPVLGLSLLGLAKAYRRMATSEANSPFPLHRTAAQLIGAARAEPWVVEGPGRPDTVVSERLGVFAKFGAEGISVIAAPDGTVAVVKVLDGAARAATIVAIELLAKAGALPADAGDQVRQELRLDVWGGGVPVGRIEATV; encoded by the coding sequence GTGTCGACACAGACCGGCCGCGCCGGCGCCCGCTTGCCCGGCACGACGACCATCTCCGATGCCGAACAACTCGCGGTCGTGATCCGAAACGGCTTCATCGAGTCCCGTCACGCGGGATCAGCCGTAGTGCTCGGCGCCGACGGCGAGGTGAAGCGCTCGCTCGGCGATCCGTCGGCGACGATCTACACCCGCTCCGCGCTCAAGCCGCTGCAGTCCCTCGCGATGCACGCCGCAGGCCTGGTGCTCGCGGACGATGAGGAGCGCGCGATCTCCCTCGCGAGCCACTCGGGTACGCCCGGGCACGTCACGATCGTGCAGCGCATGCTTGACGCAGGCTCGCTCGCCGAGGATCAGCTGCTCTGCCCCGCCGACTGGCCCATGGGCTCTGACGCCCGGGACGCGCTCTTGCGCGAGGGCGGCGAACGCCGCCGCATCCTCATGTGCTGCTCGGGCAAACACGCGGCCATGCTGCGCACCTGCCAGGTGAACGGCTGGAGCGTGGACGGTTACGTCGCCCCGGAGCACCCGCTCCAGGTCGCGATCCGCGAGACCGTGCAGCGCTTCACCGGGGAGAAGCCATCGCCGGTCGGCGTCGATGGTTGTGGCGCGCCCGTGCTCGGACTGAGTCTGCTCGGGCTCGCAAAGGCGTATCGCCGCATGGCGACCTCAGAGGCGAACTCGCCGTTCCCGCTGCACCGCACCGCCGCCCAATTGATTGGCGCGGCGCGGGCCGAACCCTGGGTCGTCGAGGGCCCGGGACGACCCGACACGGTCGTCTCCGAGCGCCTCGGGGTGTTCGCCAAGTTCGGCGCCGAGGGCATCAGCGTGATCGCGGCGCCCGACGGCACCGTCGCGGTCGTGAAGGTGCTCGACGGTGCGGCGCGGGCCGCGACCATCGTCGCGATCGAACTGCTCGCGAAGGCCGGCGCGCTGCCGGCCGACGCTGGCGATCAGGTGCGTCAGGAGCTGCGGCTCGACGTCTGGGGCGGCGGCGTGCCGGTCGGGCGCATCGAGGCGACGGTCTAG
- a CDS encoding PP2C family serine/threonine-protein phosphatase — protein MTIRGENASHRVVRFRPDADSAVELSWFGLTDVGLRRETNQDSYVLAPPIFAVADGMGGHSAGEIASAAVVRRLAELGGDRAVSEAEISAALSDAVDDIELDAGQTDLGAGTTVTGVTFASCDDHGKAWRVFNIGDSRVYQYFEGALSQLTVDHSVVQHLMDTGAITPEEAEVHPHANVITRAVGFNEEPSPDYTALAVVPGQRILICSDGLTKELTELGIRHFLAAAETAEEAARTLVAQALANSGRDNVTVVVIDVHAVLDAGEAEDKFSSEPEPNNDTVEIA, from the coding sequence GTGACGATTCGCGGAGAGAACGCATCCCATCGGGTCGTGCGCTTCCGCCCCGACGCTGATTCCGCGGTAGAACTTTCGTGGTTTGGCCTAACAGATGTGGGTCTTCGCCGCGAGACGAACCAGGACAGTTACGTCCTGGCGCCTCCGATTTTTGCGGTGGCCGACGGCATGGGTGGGCACTCCGCGGGGGAGATTGCCTCCGCCGCGGTCGTGCGTCGCCTCGCAGAACTCGGCGGAGATCGCGCCGTCAGCGAGGCCGAGATTTCTGCCGCGCTCAGCGACGCGGTCGATGACATCGAGCTTGACGCCGGGCAGACGGATCTCGGCGCCGGCACCACCGTTACGGGAGTGACCTTTGCCTCCTGCGATGATCATGGCAAGGCGTGGCGCGTGTTCAACATTGGCGACTCGCGGGTGTACCAGTACTTTGAGGGCGCCCTGAGCCAGCTGACGGTCGACCACTCGGTGGTACAGCACCTCATGGACACCGGGGCGATCACCCCGGAAGAGGCCGAGGTGCACCCACACGCGAATGTGATCACTCGCGCGGTCGGCTTCAACGAGGAGCCGTCTCCGGACTACACCGCACTCGCGGTGGTCCCGGGTCAGCGCATTCTCATCTGCTCGGATGGGCTGACGAAGGAGCTCACTGAGCTCGGGATCCGCCACTTCCTGGCGGCCGCCGAGACGGCGGAAGAAGCCGCCCGAACGCTCGTCGCTCAGGCGCTCGCCAACTCCGGCCGCGACAACGTGACCGTCGTGGTCATCGACGTACACGCGGTGCTCGACGCGGGAGAAGCCGAGGACAAGTTCTCTTCGGAGCCCGAGCCGAACAACGACACGGTCGAGATCGCGTAG
- a CDS encoding YaaA family protein — protein MRVLLPPSETKRSGGGSAAFQGELLAHADALGGTRARVLGALEALCAPTDEAGEDAAAAVLKLGVRARGEISHNRALSYSPTMPAIERYTGVLFDALDAVTLDADARAWVDAHVSIQSSLFGLIHAGDPIPAYRLSASTPLLVGQDPAGGTSTRTAKPARLKALWRDAHAVIPWVGVPFIIDLRSKDYAALAPVSADANAVVVEVAQRTADGRTRALNHFNKQAKGDLVRRLAESGAEIGSSGELIAWGSAHGLEFVPGHTPREITLVTSLGAPPAPPSSVDAVNARSGDTMVGVPKGLES, from the coding sequence ATGCGGGTATTGCTGCCGCCGTCCGAAACGAAACGTTCGGGCGGCGGCAGCGCTGCGTTTCAGGGGGAGCTGCTCGCACACGCGGACGCACTGGGCGGCACCCGGGCGCGAGTGCTGGGCGCTCTTGAAGCGCTCTGCGCCCCCACCGACGAGGCGGGGGAAGACGCCGCTGCTGCGGTGCTGAAGCTCGGGGTCCGGGCACGTGGTGAGATTTCGCATAATCGGGCGCTGAGCTACTCGCCGACGATGCCCGCGATCGAGCGATACACCGGGGTGTTGTTCGACGCGCTCGACGCGGTGACGCTCGACGCCGACGCTCGCGCCTGGGTTGACGCGCACGTGTCCATCCAGTCGTCCCTCTTCGGGCTGATCCATGCCGGGGACCCGATTCCCGCCTACCGGCTTTCCGCGTCCACCCCGCTGCTCGTGGGGCAGGATCCTGCGGGGGGCACGTCCACTCGCACCGCGAAGCCCGCCCGACTGAAGGCGCTGTGGCGTGATGCCCACGCCGTCATCCCCTGGGTGGGGGTCCCGTTCATCATCGACCTGCGCTCCAAGGACTACGCGGCGCTTGCCCCGGTGTCGGCGGACGCGAACGCGGTCGTGGTTGAGGTCGCGCAGCGCACGGCCGACGGCCGGACGCGCGCGCTGAACCACTTCAACAAACAGGCCAAGGGCGACCTCGTTCGTCGGTTGGCCGAAAGTGGCGCCGAGATCGGGTCGTCCGGTGAGCTGATTGCCTGGGGGAGCGCGCACGGGCTCGAGTTTGTGCCCGGTCACACTCCACGCGAGATCACCCTCGTCACTTCGCTCGGCGCTCCGCCCGCCCCGCCTAGCTCGGTCGATGCGGTGAACGCGCGCTCAGGGGATACGATGGTGGGCGTGCCAAAAGGACTGGAATCGTGA